A window of Fretibacterium sp. OH1220_COT-178 contains these coding sequences:
- a CDS encoding adenosylcobalamin-dependent ribonucleoside-diphosphate reductase codes for MDYLLKERFDTHIAPEHLETPSDPRLSENAMWLLAQRYFVQRYDASIGALRKERSFEEFARRIARTIASAETLYLDSEDPSAVEWLRTLEKNIASDILNRRFLFNSPCLFSSSAGLTVQPQFAEVLYKRADAMSFEDYVLIHSSRTKNQQLFACFVINIPDSIEGIFESVKDASVISKFGGGVGGNFGHLREFGSEIGGGTGGKASGPVSFMETWNTMGAVVVQGGKRRAALMGMLFDDHPDIRRFVDCKTEDGKLSYFNVSVAVSDKLMQEAARDGTFDLHSRADGSVVCTLRARELMEQISESAWKRGDPGVFFIDRARQDNLLKMDPDWEIESTNPCGEQPLPNYTSCNLGSINVEVFVKDGVFDWAGFRNQVFRSMYYLDLVIDACSYPLPKIGERTRKIRPVGLGIMGLADASILQGIVYGSPEFEQYCKDLGGALAASALAATAQIVSDGGKDPFPEHALVQDLFRTFKKEIEGGEALFSEGTLFSESWFERLSKEECAQLLSHMKESETIPLTLVNTLSELDSPVSGLSFHETKAVLKNLVNGRLRNSRRLSIAPTGSISMILDASSGIEPNFAWSWNRHIAKVDGSGTEQREFWHKLLSEEQREEYRTTGALSDTSFVTAYDISTAQHVRVTGIFARIVDSGISKTVNLPNAATVEDVRRVYESCYALGCKGITIYRDGSRSYQPIEIKKGDEKEKTLASQSVKARPGLVVFGKTIKESTPWGSIYITLNFDGNDPFEIFINVGKSGSELKAMTEALSRVISIGLRSGSKLEDFIDTLKGLSGKEYWMFGFDDEHVARSIPDAIALLLEKLIERGDVARNVREGGAFCPECSSPMEMISGCAYCFSCGYSPCK; via the coding sequence TTGGACTATTTGCTTAAAGAACGTTTCGACACGCACATCGCTCCGGAACATCTGGAGACTCCATCGGACCCCCGACTTTCGGAGAACGCCATGTGGCTTTTGGCGCAGCGTTATTTCGTTCAGCGTTACGACGCCTCCATCGGCGCGCTTCGAAAGGAGCGGAGTTTTGAGGAGTTTGCCCGGCGCATCGCCCGCACCATCGCCTCGGCCGAGACCCTCTATCTGGACTCCGAGGACCCGAGCGCCGTGGAATGGCTTCGAACCCTCGAGAAGAATATCGCCAGCGACATTCTGAATCGCCGCTTTCTCTTCAATTCTCCCTGCCTCTTCAGTTCCTCGGCAGGATTGACGGTCCAGCCCCAATTCGCTGAAGTCCTTTACAAGAGGGCGGATGCAATGTCCTTCGAGGACTACGTCCTCATCCATTCCTCGAGGACCAAAAACCAACAGCTTTTTGCCTGTTTCGTCATCAACATCCCCGACAGCATCGAAGGAATTTTCGAATCCGTCAAGGACGCGAGCGTGATCAGCAAGTTCGGTGGGGGAGTCGGAGGCAATTTTGGTCATCTAAGGGAGTTTGGCTCCGAGATCGGCGGGGGGACGGGGGGAAAGGCATCCGGACCGGTTTCCTTCATGGAGACCTGGAACACCATGGGAGCCGTCGTGGTGCAGGGCGGCAAGCGACGCGCCGCACTTATGGGCATGTTGTTCGACGACCACCCGGACATTCGCCGTTTTGTGGATTGCAAGACCGAGGACGGAAAGCTCTCCTACTTCAACGTGTCCGTTGCCGTATCGGACAAGCTGATGCAGGAGGCCGCTCGCGACGGAACGTTCGATCTGCACTCCCGCGCCGACGGGAGCGTCGTGTGCACGCTCAGAGCACGGGAATTGATGGAACAGATTTCCGAGAGTGCCTGGAAGCGCGGGGACCCTGGAGTTTTCTTCATCGACAGGGCCCGTCAGGACAACCTTCTGAAAATGGATCCCGACTGGGAGATCGAGTCCACCAACCCATGCGGAGAGCAGCCTCTGCCCAACTACACCAGCTGCAACCTCGGTTCCATCAACGTGGAGGTCTTCGTCAAGGACGGGGTGTTCGACTGGGCGGGTTTCCGGAATCAGGTCTTCCGGTCGATGTACTATCTGGACCTCGTCATCGACGCATGCAGTTATCCTCTGCCCAAAATCGGGGAGCGAACCCGAAAAATACGTCCCGTCGGACTGGGCATCATGGGGCTGGCCGACGCCTCGATCCTTCAGGGAATCGTGTACGGGAGCCCCGAGTTCGAGCAATACTGTAAGGATCTTGGGGGGGCCCTGGCGGCCTCCGCCCTGGCGGCAACGGCTCAGATCGTCAGCGACGGAGGCAAGGATCCCTTCCCGGAACACGCGCTGGTCCAAGATCTCTTCAGAACGTTCAAAAAGGAGATCGAGGGAGGGGAGGCCCTTTTCAGCGAGGGGACTCTCTTCAGCGAATCCTGGTTCGAGCGCCTCTCGAAGGAGGAGTGCGCGCAGCTTCTGTCTCATATGAAGGAGTCCGAGACGATTCCTCTGACCTTGGTCAACACGCTGTCGGAACTCGACAGCCCCGTCTCCGGGCTGTCCTTCCATGAGACGAAGGCCGTTTTGAAAAATCTCGTGAACGGCCGGCTCCGGAACAGCCGGCGCCTCTCCATCGCGCCGACCGGATCCATATCGATGATCCTCGACGCGAGCTCGGGGATCGAGCCCAACTTTGCCTGGTCGTGGAACCGTCACATTGCGAAGGTGGACGGCTCGGGCACCGAGCAGAGGGAGTTCTGGCACAAACTGCTCTCGGAGGAACAGCGCGAGGAGTATCGAACCACGGGGGCTTTGTCGGACACGAGCTTTGTGACCGCCTACGATATCTCGACGGCCCAGCATGTAAGGGTTACGGGGATCTTCGCCCGAATCGTGGACAGCGGCATCAGCAAGACGGTCAACCTTCCGAACGCGGCTACCGTGGAGGACGTGAGGCGCGTCTACGAATCCTGCTATGCTCTGGGATGCAAGGGGATCACCATTTATCGGGACGGATCGCGCTCCTACCAGCCGATAGAGATCAAGAAGGGGGACGAGAAGGAGAAGACGCTCGCCAGCCAGAGCGTCAAGGCCCGCCCCGGCCTGGTCGTCTTCGGCAAGACCATCAAGGAAAGCACCCCCTGGGGCAGCATCTACATTACGCTGAACTTCGACGGCAACGACCCGTTTGAGATCTTCATCAACGTCGGAAAGAGCGGTTCGGAGCTCAAGGCCATGACGGAGGCCCTCTCTCGGGTCATCTCCATCGGCCTGCGCTCGGGGAGCAAGCTGGAGGACTTCATCGATACGCTGAAAGGACTCTCCGGAAAGGAGTATTGGATGTTCGGCTTTGACGACGAACATGTGGCCCGCTCCATTCCGGACGCCATAGCGCTCCTGTTGGAGAAGCTGATCGAGAGGGGAGACGTTGCCCGCAACGTGAGGGAGGGCGGTGCATTCTGTCCTGAGTGCAGCTCGCCCATGGAGATGATCTCCGGCTGCGCCTATTGCTTCAGCTGTGGGTACAGTCCCTGCAAATAG
- the tpiA gene encoding triose-phosphate isomerase, with amino-acid sequence MKKIRLYGNWKMNMTRGETLAFFAEFEKSAKPLAAVVGKALEVAVFPPFTALWAAGEAIRAMEGPAPLLGAQNVHFEPKGAFTGEVSIPMVEECGATHVIIGHSERRHIFGESDGLIAQKTKACLAAGLTPVLCYGETLEERESGRAFEVMGRQLCSALEPLSADELGRIVYAYEPVWAIGTGKSATADEAQEVCAWSKELIAGLAKGGVDAAVLYGGSVKGANAKELLSMEAIDGALVGGASLKAESFLEIYTAYAEA; translated from the coding sequence GTGAAAAAGATTCGACTCTATGGAAACTGGAAGATGAACATGACGCGGGGAGAAACTCTGGCTTTTTTCGCCGAGTTCGAAAAAAGCGCGAAGCCTCTCGCTGCCGTGGTGGGAAAGGCGTTGGAGGTCGCTGTCTTTCCGCCCTTCACCGCGCTCTGGGCGGCGGGCGAGGCCATACGGGCCATGGAGGGTCCCGCCCCGCTTCTTGGCGCGCAGAACGTCCATTTCGAACCCAAGGGCGCCTTTACGGGCGAGGTATCGATACCCATGGTCGAGGAGTGCGGCGCAACTCACGTCATCATCGGACACAGCGAACGGCGCCATATCTTTGGGGAGAGCGACGGCCTCATCGCCCAAAAAACGAAGGCATGTCTTGCTGCGGGTCTGACGCCCGTCCTCTGTTACGGAGAGACATTGGAGGAGCGGGAGTCGGGCAGGGCCTTCGAGGTGATGGGGCGCCAGTTGTGCTCCGCCTTGGAGCCTCTGTCCGCCGATGAATTGGGCCGGATCGTCTACGCCTACGAACCGGTGTGGGCCATCGGAACCGGGAAATCCGCGACCGCGGACGAGGCACAGGAGGTCTGCGCCTGGAGCAAGGAGCTGATAGCGGGCCTCGCGAAGGGTGGGGTCGATGCCGCGGTCCTGTACGGGGGCAGCGTTAAGGGTGCAAACGCCAAGGAGCTGCTTTCGATGGAGGCCATCGACGGAGCTCTGGTGGGGGGAGCCTCCCTGAAGGCGGAATCTTTTCTGGAGATCTACACGGCCTATGCCGAGGCATAG
- a CDS encoding phosphoglycerate kinase, producing the protein MQLKTFARKDIENKKVLVRVDFNVPFKDGRVSDDARIRAHWSTLGRLLDGGASVAMVSHFGRPKGGVDPSLSLRQIAPDVENAYGVRVRFVDDCVGPKVRAAMEALPRGEIVLLENVRFHPEEQKNDPDFASELAKPFDVFVMDAFSAAHRADASTSGVIPLLASFAGDLLVKEGEMLGAVSENPEKPYVLILGGAKVSDKIDVVGNLLDKATTILVGGGMAYTFLRAQRLEIGRSLCETDRLDFARETLEEAKAKGVRLLLPLDSVVASGLDATETKIADSSAMPAELMGLDIGPKTIELFASALKGARSVLWNGPMGVFENPLFAGGTKALCQAVADCTKDGAVTVIGGGDTAAAVREFGFDSKVSHVSTGGGASLEYCEGKKLPGMAPFEIR; encoded by the coding sequence ATGCAGTTGAAAACCTTCGCGCGCAAGGACATAGAGAATAAAAAAGTACTGGTTCGGGTCGACTTCAACGTCCCCTTCAAGGACGGAAGGGTTTCTGACGACGCCAGAATCCGGGCTCACTGGAGCACCCTCGGCAGACTTCTGGATGGGGGAGCCTCCGTAGCGATGGTCTCCCATTTCGGACGCCCCAAGGGAGGGGTTGATCCCTCCCTCTCCCTGAGGCAAATCGCCCCGGACGTGGAAAACGCTTACGGTGTGAGGGTCCGCTTCGTCGATGACTGTGTTGGTCCCAAGGTGAGGGCCGCCATGGAGGCACTGCCCCGGGGAGAGATCGTCCTTCTCGAGAACGTGCGTTTTCATCCCGAGGAACAGAAGAACGATCCCGACTTTGCGTCCGAGCTGGCGAAGCCCTTCGACGTCTTCGTCATGGACGCCTTCAGTGCGGCGCACCGGGCCGACGCCTCCACCAGCGGGGTGATCCCTTTACTCGCCTCCTTCGCCGGGGACCTCCTTGTGAAGGAGGGGGAGATGCTCGGGGCCGTCAGCGAAAACCCTGAAAAGCCCTATGTCCTGATCCTGGGGGGGGCGAAGGTCTCCGATAAGATCGATGTCGTCGGCAACCTTCTGGACAAGGCCACAACGATCCTCGTTGGCGGGGGGATGGCCTACACCTTCCTGAGGGCCCAAAGACTCGAGATCGGCAGGTCCCTCTGCGAGACCGATCGGCTCGACTTCGCCAGGGAGACCCTGGAAGAGGCCAAGGCCAAGGGAGTCCGGCTGCTCCTTCCTCTGGACAGTGTGGTCGCCTCCGGCCTGGACGCCACCGAGACGAAAATTGCCGACTCCTCCGCTATGCCTGCGGAGCTCATGGGGCTGGACATCGGCCCGAAGACGATAGAGCTGTTCGCCTCGGCCCTGAAAGGAGCCCGGTCGGTTCTGTGGAACGGGCCGATGGGGGTCTTCGAAAATCCTCTTTTCGCCGGCGGAACCAAGGCCTTGTGTCAGGCGGTCGCAGACTGCACAAAGGATGGGGCGGTGACGGTCATCGGAGGAGGGGACACCGCCGCTGCCGTGCGGGAGTTCGGATTCGACTCCAAGGTCTCTCACGTCTCGACGGGCGGCGGAGCGAGCCTGGAGTACTGCGAGGGAAAGAAGCTTCCCGGTATGGCTCCCTTCGAGATCCGTTGA